Proteins encoded by one window of Caldicellulosiruptoraceae bacterium PP1:
- a CDS encoding nucleoside hydrolase gives MEKKKVILDTDIGSDIDDAFCLAYLLGNPNCELLGITTVSGEAEKRAMMASALCYASGKDIPIYPGIEEPLFSEQKQPIAQQAKKLSNWKHKKEFEKGYAIEFLRKTIREHPHEISLLAIGPLTNIALLFMIDPEIPTLLKEIILMAGYFKNKTTYGYEWNVMCDPYAATKVFETGVKVHKSVGLDVTLKVTMNSKEVRKIIEDLNSELLMPVIDFADVWFENNDIVTFHDPLAAVALFNNEVCKFVKGNVNVHLDNEKFGATSWTYNENATNQIALEVDSSMFFDKYFEVFRKTKEAVI, from the coding sequence ATGGAAAAAAAGAAGGTTATTTTGGATACAGATATTGGTTCAGACATTGATGATGCTTTTTGCTTAGCTTATCTATTAGGAAACCCAAATTGTGAACTATTAGGCATAACAACAGTAAGTGGTGAAGCTGAGAAAAGGGCAATGATGGCAAGTGCATTATGCTATGCTTCAGGGAAGGATATACCTATTTATCCTGGGATAGAAGAACCATTATTTTCAGAACAAAAACAACCAATTGCTCAGCAAGCAAAAAAACTTAGCAATTGGAAACATAAAAAAGAATTTGAAAAAGGGTATGCAATTGAGTTTTTAAGAAAGACAATAAGAGAACATCCACACGAAATTTCTTTATTAGCTATTGGGCCTTTGACCAATATTGCACTTCTTTTTATGATAGACCCTGAAATTCCAACATTATTAAAAGAAATAATATTGATGGCAGGTTATTTCAAAAATAAAACTACATACGGTTATGAATGGAATGTTATGTGTGACCCATATGCTGCAACAAAAGTATTTGAAACAGGTGTTAAGGTTCATAAATCTGTTGGGTTAGATGTAACATTAAAGGTTACAATGAATTCAAAAGAGGTAAGAAAAATTATTGAAGATTTAAACTCTGAATTATTAATGCCTGTCATAGATTTTGCTGATGTTTGGTTTGAAAATAATGATATTGTTACCTTTCATGATCCTTTAGCAGCTGTTGCTTTATTCAACAATGAAGTATGTAAATTTGTAAAAGGGAATGTTAATGTACACTTAGATAATGAAAAATTTGGTGCAACTTCATGGACATATAATGAAAATGCAACAAATCAAATAGCCCTAGAAGTTGATAGTAGTATGTTCTTTGATAAGTATTTTGAAGTGTTCAGGAAAACTAAGGAGGCGGTAATATGA